A stretch of DNA from Carassius carassius chromosome 22, fCarCar2.1, whole genome shotgun sequence:
TACTAGTAAACACAGAGCAACATCCTGACACCTTAGCATCATGGCAATGACTTCTGTAAAAGCAACATTcattttttgttaagaaaatataaaaattttgttattattatatgaatCTCCTGCTTTAAGTCAATTCCGGAAGGACAGGGattaaaaaaaggattttatgAGGTGGCAAATTTCGTACGAATTTGTATtacctcactcgtacgattttatatGATTTGTCTAAACCACTGtgtcggttaggtttaggggcggggttaggtgtaggtaattcgtacaaattcatacgaacgtacgatttggcaaaaatcgtgtgaatttgtacgagtgtggtcATACGAATTtatacgaattagccacctcgtaaaatatgtatgaattgccgtgagatcaggCTGGATATCTGTAATAGATGTGGAGAGACTATGAGAGCAAGTTATGACATTATTTCACTAGAACAattcataataattaataaagtgaAATGCTGGTGCAAAAAGCTTCTGAAAACAAATGCTCTGCCTTTCTGACTTTCTAACGAGGATGGCTTCTCCCAAAGTTTTCTCTCTTTTGATGGATGTGGCAACTGATGCAAATTGTGACTCTGGTCTAATTGCTGGCATTAGTTTGACATTCTTCTGGCATTTTAACCAAACGTTTCTGAAAAGAGCATATGAAAACCCAGCCCTTCagatttttgcatttattatgaGTAACACTGTGAATAATAATTGAGTTCCCCAGGGTGAGCAAATGAACACTCGATCCAGCAACGATGCATGACCTTCATTTAGCCAAACCTCTGTCCTCTGCGCATTCTGCTCAGAATATTTGAACTCAGCATGGCCACTCCCTTCTGATTTGCATATGCATGCCTCTGTTCTCTTTATTCAACAACTGCATGATACTGAAACCTCAGCAGTTTGATAAAATGTCCATCTCTGATGTAGCAGCTCTTTGTTCCTTCCCTCAGCAATATCTTTCATTTTAATGAACaggatttcaaccaacttttatGTTTACACTAAATATGGCAGTAATACATCAAATAATATTTCCAAAATTTGCAGACCTTGCACCAACCTagttatttatattcataaagaCATAGGTTTTGGAACACAACTAATACCCTCTCAGTTATCACTAAGTGGCCATATCCTGCAGATCTAGTTGCTGACGACATCATATCCTGTTACCGTGACCTCAGTGTAAACCAATACTAACCACTGATAGTAATCCCCATCTTCAGCTAGTTAAATGTCTCTGTGCCCTTACTGTATTACATATTCCCACTcaagtatggaagcatatgggtagcaatattcaattcggaatgtaatatgcaaaacgacaatgcaatatgtaaaatggcaatgcatttctgtatttacatttacattttccaatacatttgtgcaacgtttggtgcaaaatgaaaatgaaaattaaattacataattttaatttgccatttcacacactaattttaatatgtaaaatgaatactaattttaacgttttataagttgcaaaatgaaaatgaaaatgttgaaaatgaaatgaatttttcctaattgcattaacactcacagtcaagacacttacgattgcattttcattcaatgtcccgcaatgaatgtagcaaaattcaatgtgcacattgaaaatgtattccgagccgatcacgtgtccgccccctcccgccatgtcaatcattgcgtgaacaaggcggggcttgcagaaggtcaagagactcaagaagaggattcaagtgagagaacatggacaagacagttgttcagtgtacgttttgatcatttcggtttatggcttcaatatttcattcgcacttgtgggcggagctgaaatgctgctttcatctgattggtcgaatcgctccaccttcagctcggtcttttcattctttcagacagaataagggTCAGTGCGACTGCAGCACTGCAGGGCcttgcagagacctttggagggacaggtgctcaaagtataaaaggggcacatggaacaaggctttaaatagcgctgctcaaaatatcaatacaacaATATATTGTGTTGCATTCCTTGCTGAGTCGCGTATCAATACGGAATGGATGATTATGTACCAGCCTCTTTCTCCATGCTTGCTTCTTTCTGCACTGTTTCTGttgcttgtgcctctacatttccctctttctcaccagcctctgtctcctggcttgtgcctctacatctccctctttttcttcctctatctgcATCTCCTCATCCAATCTATtaatttccactctctgtccatctaggaacaaggcacaatttactatttcagcatatATGCTTCCATACTTGAGTGGAAACATCAGAAGTGTCAGACTACTTATTAGGTGCATGCTGAGGCTAGCATCACTGTTGCTATTGCTCAAATCATGCTATTCATTTTTAAGCAATCAGACGTATGATTAAACTAGATGgacaataaaaaaagcaaaacaatattttttttatttgagccaCATGCCAGAATATCAATAGCCCTGAGgggtcttttgattttttttaaagctaataTTATGTTAAAGTATATAATTACTCAGTTTTACACCACTGTTaaaaagcttggggtcagtatgatttgtttttgttttgaaatgagtctcttctgctcaccaaggctgcatttatttgatcaaaaatacagtaaaaagtgtaatattgtgaaatatcattacaatttcaaatatctgttttctatttgaatagatttaaaaatgcaatttattcctgtaatgcaattCTGAATTTTACAGCATCATTAGTCTTCACtcagtccttcagaaatcattctagtatgctgatttgctgctcaagaaacatctctgagtattatctatgttgaaaacagttgtgctgcttccagggttgatttttattacaaaaatatattcccAGGAAAGTTGTTTGTACACAGAAGACAAAAACTTGAATCTAAAACTAgccaataaaatgttatattataatatattacgaTGTCAAGGCTACTTACAGATGTTTTATCAAACATTTACTTCCCTAAAACAAGAAGATACCCATTTTAGTTTAATTCTACATCTTTTGTCAGTTCGTTCTGTATTCTTCCTCTATTAGCATCACCTTTTTTCAAGTTTGACAGGATGTTTTTCTCGCTCAGCTGCAGTCACACGAAACATGCCTTGTAGCCTTTTTAGCCTGAAATTAATTGTTTCCTCTGATTAAAACACAAGAACCTTCACACTAGTTTGCAGCAGCTAATACTCAGGTTGCCATGAGAGctcattaaaaaatgtctttaattatTTCTCACACAGGGCTATCTCACCGTTTAACACAAGCTGATATAAAAAGGAAAAGGGTTTTGCTGGATGAAGCTGGGGGATGACACAGCCGGACGCCGCCATCCGTTGCGAGATGCAAGGACATGCTGAGGACATGCTGTGGATGCACAGACCTCAAAACATGCAGCCGTCCTTCTTTCAAATGCTGAGAAAACGCTGCTTTCCTACCTTTCACCTCCTCGCTCGAAAGCTTAAACATGTAACTGACCAAATGTGAAATGGTGACCTTCAACAGCCTTAGAATGTGACCTCAGAGATATGAGTTACAGATGGGAGGTCAAGCAATTGCTCTGGTGCATGTGTAATGGAGATATATTGGCAGTTTCCGGTGAAGATTTAGTCGGAGCTTCAATCTGCTCACTCTTGGCTCTGAACTAGCTGTCTAGACTAGCAAAGACGCCTTTGAACTCTCAAGCGAGATCCTTTAAAACCTCATTATGGATGCAAGGCTCAGTACGGAGAAGTGAAGGGGATGTCTAATAAAGCCTAGAAACCATGAACCAGAGTAACTCGTGGGACTTTGTTTTTTCCTTCCCCTCGTGACCCGACTGCGCCCCTCTGACACTAAACCAGATGCACAGAGCTGCTCAAACCAATGAGGGACGCAAATTGGAGGAAATGGGAtctgaaattacatttttagataTCCATTAAAATCGTGCACTGAGATCATCTTTTTGATAGGCCTGACGGCACAAAATAGATGGCAACATCAGTCATGTAGAGCTGTTGGTCATAgctataaattataaaaacttatttttgtgGATGTATAATATATTACAGATAAAGCCCTGTGAGGGACCGGACTGGCCATGTGTCCAGTGTTTGTCTCCGTCTGTGGCCCAAGACATTGGACAGACTCCAGATCCTCTCGAACCTACAGAGGACAAGCAGTTTGAAAAAGGTATGGGCGATGGGGAAGATCTAATAATATATTACTAAACTAAATAAATCATTTACCAGATGCGTTTTTGTTGGCATTTTATTTTGCTTCAGAGTGTAATcaatttatgaataaatattcaATCAATGCAAAATAATACAATTCAAGGTTTATGTCTGCCTCAACTTATAGCTGAAATAAATTCTGTGCAATTCCCACAGTTCACTACAAGAGGTGTTCAAAGTTATTTTGacttgtatgttttaaaaatttattttaaaaacatcatgAGATAAACAGAACAATGCAAGCTATTCCTGCAATTCAAATTGTAATTGATATTAAAACAAGTTTACAGATTGatgtgatttttttataatagagatacattataaatatttctgatattgaataatatcaataataataatataataatataataataataatgtacattttcAATGCAAAGTAATTGAATGCAAGATTTTCCTCTGGCTTGTGTTGTATAGTCTTTAGAAATAAACTGCAACAGTGTAACACAGGAGGCATGAAACATGATCATAGACGGTGTCTAAAAGACTGTTTAGTAACAGTTTTGTGTTAGAGTTGtgaaacagaaataataatgtaaataaaggaTGTTCTGGTGTGTCTCTTTTAAATGACACTTAGTCTtgaataaatcataaatcagttcAAAATGAAAGCATTACTGTGACTGGTCTAAAATGAATGAGTTTCACGGCTCATCAAACATCAGTCTCAGAGCAGAAAGAAGTGCTTCAGTCAGGGTTCCTGAGACTCTCTGAGGGCTTTGAGGATTTTTGGTAGTTACTGAGACTAACTAGTTGACAGACCAAGATCACATGAGACTCTTGAGCTGCTTAAATCAGTCTAGTGTCAGAGACGTGAGTGTCGCCCTCCTGTGGAGAAAACAGGTTCAAATTTTGTGTGCTTCAAAAAGAGTTAAGAAAAAAGAACTACAGATAGTGTGAAGTTCTTTTACTCCGTCTAAACCTTGCAAATATGAaagctcaaaataaaataaaaaatcgaaTCTTTACTGCGTCGTTTTCATTCTTTacactagaaaaataaataaataaaataaagaaatgttagCCTAACATATTTAAGCCAGGCGTTGCTACTCTAAAATGCTGTGCCTGTGCTGGGATGAATTTAAGCGATGTATTGCTTTCAGCATTGCTGTAATGCTCTGAAAGACCCTGTCATGTACCAGCTTGCTAATAATTTGCCAATCACATACAAATATCAATTGCCAGTGTTAGCTGAGAGGGTATTAGttgtgttccaaaacctagtgagctcatTGCTGTCTGCACAGACTACAACCTTAtaagcagggttattatagttactaaaactaaaaacgaGGGCTGTCAagtgatatattttttaatctaagtaataataaaatgtggtGATTATGAATCTAATTAATTTCAAACAAAGTAAGTATTGTGTTAAATAAGAAAAGCATCGAATGGACACTACAAAAAGCATCTTTAGAAAGATTCAGTACAGAATTTATTACACCTGACATGTGTAGGCCACAActgccattatttatttatttatttttagtagctGCAACTAAAATTGGTATTTAGATATATTAACTTTATACTTATGTTAAAtggacattaaagggatagttattttttttctaaggACAGAATGAGCGGAGGCTCGAGTTAAAATCTCACTTTTGCTTCTCTCTAGTGGCCGCTTTGAAGAATTGCAGTGTTGCTGCAGATGTTGTCAAAATgtaggaaataaaaaaagaaaaagcattattttttttattttttttgccattatgTTGCACAGTGAAACACAAAGGAAAATCACTCAGAACTGCTGCCATTTTGTACGTAATTTGTTCTTTTCTTCCAGTATATTTATAGAAACATTTATAGTTGATTTTTCGACAGTGCTCGCAGAATGATGGCATTTtaattagcagacacttttattcaaagcaacttacaaatgaagaGTATAACAAGAGATTCACTATAAAAGGATCCTGGAGCTTGTAGGGGTTTATTAGCGCCATCTTGTGGTGGGTTTTATTACGTGTCTGTCTGTACTTTTCTTCCCTTTTCGCTAGTGCGAATGACCGTGCAAGTACAAATGCGGTTAGTGAGGTTTTGGCCTTCGTGCGGGCACAGCGTAAAATGACAATGACCGTCACACAAAGACGCATCGACATCTGACAGCGTCTGAGGACAGATATGAGGATGACGCCGAGACGAGCTCAGCCTGCTTTACCGCAGTGGATGCGCATGTATTTCTACGGGATGCACGGAGTCACGCTGGACATCCTGCTGTCCTCCGCGCGCAGGTTCCTGGATCACAACGACTTCAGACTGCTGGGGTTCTCCTCTCCGTACCTGTGCATCGTGCACTCCATCACGCATCTTGTTTTGGAGAAGCTCTACCTGCAAAAAAGATGCTTCCAAGAGCGACCTGTCGTTTTCCACCTCGTCTTCTACCCGTCCTTGTACATCTGTCTGCAGATCTTAATAGGGAATGTGGTGACCTGCACGGAGAACATCAGAATGGTTTCCATCACGCAGCTCGTTGTGCATTACATCCTCGCTTTGTACTTCACAAATGTCTTTCATAAAGGCTTCCTGAGTCTGCAGTATCAGGACAAGCGGGTGTTATTGAGGTCATCTTCCCCAAACGGGTTACCCGGCGTCCTGCGCTTCGTGTTCTTCGGGATGCATGGCTTTCTGGACGAGGTGCTCTTCACCTCTGTGTTCAACTTGTTTGAGAAATCAGATCAGACCTTGAGGGGCCACACGTCCCTGTGGTCCTTCTTCATGTATGGAAGCTGCAGCTTCGTGGTGGATAAGCTCTACCTCCATCTGCACTTCAGGAGAGGATGGGGAACCTTGCAGCGGCTTCCCATCTACATCTGCTTCATTTACACGTGGGAGTTCAGCTGGGGCTTCACTCTGAGACAGTGTGGCGCCTGTTCCTGGGACTATTCCCACTATCCTCTCAATTTCATGGGACTGGTGACATTGCTGTATCTTCCAGGAtgggtctgtctgagtctgtatCAAGACGTCTTGTCGAATGTTCTGCTGAGGGTTGTGTGCAATGATAGGAATGACAAGGAAATGCCAAACGCAGGTGCCAATGGACGCCTGCTGCCAAAAGGGAAGCTGGAGAATGACCAGTTGCATGTGGGCTTTTCCTAATATATCCTCCTGGGACCAGCAGAAAGGCATTTGAATCTTTGATGTTTGAGAAAAGAAAGAACTAGGTGAGGACTAGTTGTCACTCCAggtttatttttgaaagtcaatTTCTGTATTGACATGAGAACCCCCCACCCCTGTAAGTTaagtggggcatgttgtcacagtaTATGGGGTAAGTTGGCACAATGGGAACATGACTTCAGTTAAGCTCTTTAATAACTTTTGTGCTAAATTGAAATACT
This window harbors:
- the LOC132098314 gene encoding transmembrane protein 229A-like, with the protein product MRMTPRRAQPALPQWMRMYFYGMHGVTLDILLSSARRFLDHNDFRLLGFSSPYLCIVHSITHLVLEKLYLQKRCFQERPVVFHLVFYPSLYICLQILIGNVVTCTENIRMVSITQLVVHYILALYFTNVFHKGFLSLQYQDKRVLLRSSSPNGLPGVLRFVFFGMHGFLDEVLFTSVFNLFEKSDQTLRGHTSLWSFFMYGSCSFVVDKLYLHLHFRRGWGTLQRLPIYICFIYTWEFSWGFTLRQCGACSWDYSHYPLNFMGLVTLLYLPGWVCLSLYQDVLSNVLLRVVCNDRNDKEMPNAGANGRLLPKGKLENDQLHVGFS